A genomic stretch from Schistosoma haematobium chromosome 2, whole genome shotgun sequence includes:
- the LAMC1_6 gene encoding Laminin subunit gamma-1 (EggNog:ENOG410V61M~COG:W) yields MFVVEMKEQSSLRQLMDILQMKYLLYDSQTIVIIFHCTLNILYTSILSLLTSVAVGLNIHIRKSKILPYNTTCINRITLKGEALEDEKVFTYLSSINDEHGGSDTGVKVRIVKARAVYLQLKYIWNSKQLSTMIE; encoded by the coding sequence atgtttgttgtggaaatgaaagaacaatcaagtctaagacaattgatggatattttgcaaatgaaatatttactgtatgattctcagactATTGTAATCATTTTCCATTGTACATTGAATATATTATACACAagtatattatcattattaacctcagtagcagtaggtctcaacatacacatacggaaaagcaagattcttccatacaacacaacatgcatcaatcgaatcacacttaaaggggaagctttggaagatgaaAAAGTCTTTACATATCTGAGTAGCATCaatgatgaacatggtggatctgatactGGTGTAAAGGTGCGGATCgtcaaagcaagagcagtatatttacaactgaagtacatctggaactcaaaacaactgtctacgaTGATTGAGTGA
- a CDS encoding hypothetical protein (EggNog:ENOG410VEMV~COG:S): MALEDLISPIISKECFYKFTKEGDLFDGPCFKATISKLLGYGIVIGSSLVKIPQVIKVAKCKNSFGLSILSILLEMISLTSVSAYSFANGFPFSAYGEGVFLGIQNFLLAIMAITWTYSHIKAVLFSCAYIACVAVLLSPTLPLSILILFQTVNLPIMLSSKIAQIWTNYCNGSTGQLSAITLFLFALGSTARIFTSIQETGDNLMIISCILASLCNYILMGQLVYYWNVSSVSKIDHHHHHQQQYSTREVKVN, from the exons ATGGCTTTAGAAGATTTAATCAGTCCTATAATCTCTAAAGAATGCTTTTATAAGTTTACAAAAGAAGGAGATTTATTTGATG GTCCATGTTTTAAAGCAACTATTAGTAAATTATTAGGATATGGAATAGTTATTGGCTCTTCACTTG TTAAAATTCCACAAGTAATAAAAGTTGCAAAATGTAAAAATTCATTTGGTTTGAGTATACTTTCAATTTTACTTGAAATGATCTCTTTAACATCTGTAAGCGCTTACTCATTCGCTAATGGATTCCCTTTCAG tgCTTATGGAGAAGGAGTCTTTTTAGGTATACAAAATTTCCTCTTGGCTATTATGGCAATAACTTGGACATATTCACATATTAAAGCTGTCCTATTCTCTTGTGCTTATATAGCATGTGTAGCTGTTCTTTTGTCTCCAACACTTCCATTATCAATATTGATACTATTTCAAACAGTTAATCTCCCAATTATGTTATCATCTAAG ATTGCTCAAATATGGACAAATTATTGTAATGGGAGTACAGGTCAATTATCAGCTATTACATTGTTCCTATTTGCTTTAGGTTCAACTGCACGTATATTTACATCAATTCAAGAAACTGGTGATAATCTAATGATTATATCATGTATATTAGCTAGTCTATGTAATTACATATTAATGGGTCAATTAGTCTATTATTGGAATGTATCATCTGTTTCTAAAattgaccaccaccaccaccaccaacaacaataTTCAACACGAGAAGTTAAAGTGAATTAG